One Paucidesulfovibrio longus DSM 6739 DNA segment encodes these proteins:
- a CDS encoding response regulator: MTVPGKTSILILDDEPIVSKRLQPALEKKGYEVESYFRSADALERVRQRNFDIVITDLKMEGVDGMQFLTEVKERSPRTEVIVITGFATMETAKESLRKGVFDFLAKPFKLGEIQEVIQKAEARSRQASGD, encoded by the coding sequence ATGACCGTCCCGGGCAAGACCAGCATACTTATTTTGGACGACGAGCCCATCGTCAGCAAGCGCCTTCAGCCCGCGCTGGAGAAAAAGGGCTACGAGGTCGAAAGCTACTTCCGCAGCGCGGACGCACTGGAGCGCGTGCGCCAGCGCAACTTCGACATCGTCATCACCGACCTGAAGATGGAAGGCGTGGACGGGATGCAGTTCCTGACCGAGGTCAAGGAACGCTCCCCGCGCACGGAAGTCATCGTCATCACGGGCTTCGCGACCATGGAGACCGCCAAGGAGTCGCTGCGCAAGGGCGTCTTCGACTTCCTGGCCAAGCCCTTCAAGCTGGGCGAAATCCAGGAGGTCATCCAGAAGGCCGAGGCCAGGAGCCGGCAAGCGTCCGGCGACTGA
- a CDS encoding adenine nucleotide alpha hydrolase family protein produces the protein MLNALIPIELNLASNIALRYACQKAGLLRMGLQPIHVEEPDGKAHSSQSGWIRRTWETGLQEAGREEVQRILNSEKLDCVVIPQAVIAVGDRNEAILDELRRGSYDLFIEGVVTNFNLGEFRKLLRSKLYKRMSCPVLMVKNLIMSPRVLLLLDEETDVAALVEQFCHLVGDPEADFDLCVYEMEEEPGDKAEQILRSARELLEARGRVPADARVLRGAPEAAAEEMRDYGLLVSTVDRKSSRKSPLTEVLGRVPCPLLLCW, from the coding sequence ATGCTCAATGCACTGATACCCATCGAACTCAACCTGGCCTCCAACATCGCCCTGCGCTACGCCTGCCAGAAAGCCGGGCTTCTCCGCATGGGCCTTCAGCCCATCCACGTGGAAGAGCCGGACGGCAAGGCCCATTCCTCGCAGTCCGGCTGGATCCGCCGGACCTGGGAAACCGGGCTCCAGGAGGCCGGACGCGAGGAGGTGCAGCGCATCCTCAACAGCGAGAAGCTGGACTGCGTGGTCATCCCCCAGGCCGTCATCGCCGTGGGCGACCGCAACGAAGCCATCCTCGACGAGCTGCGGCGCGGCAGCTACGACCTCTTCATCGAGGGCGTGGTCACCAACTTCAATCTCGGCGAATTCCGCAAGCTGCTGCGCTCGAAGCTCTACAAGCGCATGTCCTGCCCGGTGCTCATGGTCAAGAACCTGATCATGTCCCCACGGGTGCTGCTTCTGCTCGACGAGGAAACCGACGTCGCGGCCCTGGTGGAGCAGTTCTGCCATCTCGTCGGCGACCCGGAAGCCGATTTCGACCTCTGCGTCTACGAGATGGAAGAGGAGCCGGGAGACAAGGCGGAGCAGATTCTCCGCAGCGCCCGGGAGCTGCTCGAGGCCCGCGGACGCGTTCCGGCCGATGCGCGGGTTCTGCGGGGCGCGCCCGAAGCCGCGGCCGAAGAGATGCGGGACTACGGCCTGCTCGTCTCGACCGTGGACCGCAAGTCCAGCCGCAAGTCCCCGCTGACGGAAGTGCTCGGACGGGTGCCCTGTCCTCTGCTGCTCTGCTGGTAA
- a CDS encoding universal stress protein, whose translation MKILVAVDENLYSMYALGEAARLAMNTWPDVSLLAVERESSPLFDDDAAPADERHPGIGTLRNYREEFLSIMGEEAQLYAAAPASPDFREAGKNVLEEKTDGGRKDFRLRLRSGNTVKAILAEAREEQSDLIVLGSARSGSGWGGGDVPGKVAEGADCSVLVVKEARRPAKVTCILDHANVSQQSLEMINQLVTLYGVDLEIAGVLKRGELREEVERKMGEVLDYYIQRGVRALVKVVDAASLGSFLSLGSRTDLMALWLGPKSGLQRFFKRDHVAELVNGALSSVLILR comes from the coding sequence ATGAAGATTCTCGTGGCTGTGGATGAGAACCTCTACAGCATGTATGCGCTGGGCGAAGCGGCCCGGCTGGCCATGAACACCTGGCCCGACGTCAGCCTGCTGGCGGTGGAAAGGGAAAGCAGCCCCCTCTTCGATGACGACGCGGCCCCGGCCGACGAACGGCACCCCGGCATCGGCACGCTGCGCAACTACCGCGAGGAATTTCTCTCCATCATGGGCGAGGAGGCGCAGCTCTACGCCGCGGCCCCTGCCTCGCCGGACTTTCGGGAGGCCGGGAAGAACGTTCTGGAGGAAAAGACGGACGGCGGCCGCAAGGACTTCCGGCTGCGGCTGCGCTCCGGCAACACGGTCAAGGCGATTCTGGCCGAGGCCCGCGAGGAGCAGAGCGACCTGATCGTGCTCGGCAGCGCCCGCAGCGGCAGCGGCTGGGGCGGCGGCGACGTGCCCGGCAAGGTGGCCGAGGGCGCGGACTGTTCCGTGCTGGTGGTCAAGGAAGCCCGCAGGCCCGCCAAGGTCACCTGCATCCTGGACCACGCCAACGTGAGTCAGCAGTCCCTGGAGATGATCAACCAGCTCGTGACCCTCTACGGCGTCGACCTGGAAATCGCGGGCGTGCTCAAGCGCGGCGAACTGCGCGAGGAGGTCGAGCGCAAGATGGGCGAGGTGCTGGACTACTACATCCAGCGCGGCGTGCGCGCCCTGGTCAAGGTCGTGGACGCGGCCTCCCTCGGCTCGTTCCTTTCCCTGGGCTCCCGCACCGACCTCATGGCCCTCTGGCTCGGCCCCAAGTCCGGACTGCAACGCTTCTTCAAGCGCGACCACGTGGCCGAGCTGGTCAACGGCGCGCTCTCCTCCGTGCTCATACTTCGTTGA
- a CDS encoding nucleoside-diphosphate sugar epimerase/dehydratase, whose protein sequence is MGITRDDLDILKRVLPSVGRERMLMYGIQDLGVSRDQTQAVLPLRDPVPDSGEWGSPELFRGLGFRFVESLDIAATPPPTFLHNMNEPLPKTFWDRYDFIYDGGTLEHIFNTPQALENTVRSLRGDGVVLHRLPMNNSVNHGFYQFSPGLFFDYYLANGFEDCNLFLAEGGGDVRRYGYRDIIPDRVLRRHSMLGFAARKTSVDEISVPTQFMYAPNTRFLTEELGDSPFYIWGASGGFFQVYGEWFERNRETLRCLGFIDSDPSRQGREIMGCPVLAPEVLLREQRRPIILVASTWWPQISDQIEDMGLDLRLMR, encoded by the coding sequence ATGGGCATCACAAGGGACGATCTGGACATCTTGAAGCGCGTGCTGCCGTCCGTGGGCCGGGAGCGGATGCTGATGTACGGCATTCAGGATCTCGGCGTTTCACGGGACCAGACGCAGGCCGTGCTGCCGCTCCGGGATCCGGTTCCGGACAGCGGGGAGTGGGGCTCGCCGGAGCTGTTCCGGGGCCTGGGGTTTCGCTTTGTGGAGTCCCTGGACATCGCGGCGACGCCGCCGCCCACCTTCCTGCACAACATGAACGAGCCCTTGCCGAAAACATTCTGGGATCGTTACGATTTCATCTATGACGGCGGAACGCTGGAACACATCTTCAATACGCCGCAGGCGCTGGAGAACACGGTCCGCTCCTTGCGCGGCGATGGAGTGGTGCTGCACCGCCTGCCCATGAACAACAGCGTGAACCACGGATTCTACCAGTTCTCGCCGGGGCTTTTCTTCGACTACTACCTGGCCAACGGCTTCGAGGACTGCAACCTGTTCCTTGCGGAAGGCGGGGGCGACGTGCGGCGCTACGGCTATCGGGACATCATCCCGGACCGCGTGCTCCGGCGGCATTCCATGCTCGGATTCGCGGCCAGGAAAACGAGCGTGGACGAGATTTCCGTGCCGACCCAGTTCATGTATGCGCCGAATACGCGGTTTCTGACCGAGGAGCTTGGGGATTCGCCGTTCTACATCTGGGGCGCGTCCGGCGGCTTTTTCCAGGTCTATGGGGAATGGTTCGAGAGAAATCGCGAAACGCTCCGCTGCCTGGGATTCATCGATTCCGACCCCTCGCGCCAGGGCCGGGAAATCATGGGCTGCCCCGTGCTGGCCCCGGAGGTTCTGCTGCGCGAGCAGCGGCGGCCGATCATTCTCGTGGCCTCGACCTGGTGGCCGCAGATTTCCGATCAGATCGAGGACATGGGCCTGGACCTGCGTCTGATGCGCTAG
- the ybaK gene encoding Cys-tRNA(Pro) deacylase produces the protein MTPAIDKAKQARIEYLVHEYEHDPAADSYGREAADKMGVDPARVFKTLVVGEGKTLFVAVVPVLRQLDLKCLARAVGVKKVAMAEVGLVERVTGYVVGGVSPLGQKKPLPTVIDASAETAGTIFVSAGRRGLEIELSPRDLAALTGASFADIAK, from the coding sequence ATGACTCCGGCTATCGACAAGGCCAAGCAGGCCAGGATCGAATATCTCGTCCACGAGTACGAGCACGACCCGGCAGCGGATTCCTACGGCAGGGAAGCGGCGGACAAGATGGGCGTGGACCCGGCCAGGGTTTTCAAGACCCTGGTGGTCGGCGAGGGCAAAACGCTTTTCGTGGCCGTGGTTCCCGTGCTGCGGCAGCTCGACCTGAAGTGCCTGGCCAGGGCCGTGGGCGTGAAGAAGGTCGCCATGGCCGAGGTGGGGCTGGTGGAGCGCGTCACGGGCTACGTGGTCGGCGGGGTCAGCCCCCTGGGCCAGAAAAAGCCTCTTCCCACGGTCATCGACGCTTCCGCCGAAACGGCCGGAACCATCTTCGTCAGCGCGGGCCGCAGAGGGCTGGAGATCGAGCTGTCGCCGCGCGACCTCGCCGCCCTCACGGGCGCGTCCTTTGCGGACATCGCCAAGTAG
- a CDS encoding APC family permease has product MSEEKQGKISLLGAVAIGIGGMVGGGIFAVLGVAVTIAQGATPVAFALAGCVAMLTAYSYAKLSVAFPSQGGTVVFLDRAFGMDSLVGGLNFVLWLSYLVTLSLYATAFASYAETFFPAGWHPSLLHHALISAAIVVPMLVNLLGAELISKSETFVVVLKLILLAVVLVSGAMFIQPARMAVSHWAPMSSVVPAGMVIFVAYEGFELIANAAEDIRNPSVTLPRAFYCSVGLVVVLYVLVAILTVGVVPESLVASSKDFVLAVAAKPALGRFGFFLVGAAAMLATLSAINATIYGNARLGFILAKDKELPEIMERKVWNQPFGVLITGAITLALANLLDLQSIAMIASAGFLLIFAAVNLAGAKLHESIHGRRAPMLIGALVCLAALGTLLWRSASDNPKACIAFFVFLLCAFLFEVGMSRFRTSSKRAWHAFR; this is encoded by the coding sequence ATGAGCGAGGAAAAGCAGGGGAAAATCAGCCTGCTCGGCGCGGTCGCCATTGGCATCGGCGGCATGGTGGGCGGCGGCATCTTCGCTGTGCTGGGCGTGGCGGTGACCATAGCGCAGGGAGCGACGCCCGTGGCCTTTGCCCTTGCCGGGTGCGTGGCCATGCTCACGGCCTATTCCTACGCCAAGCTGTCCGTGGCCTTTCCCAGCCAGGGCGGCACCGTGGTGTTCCTGGACCGCGCGTTCGGGATGGACAGCCTGGTGGGCGGACTGAACTTCGTGCTCTGGCTCAGCTATCTGGTGACCCTCTCGCTCTACGCCACGGCCTTCGCATCCTACGCCGAAACGTTCTTTCCGGCCGGGTGGCATCCGTCCCTTCTGCATCACGCGCTCATCAGCGCGGCCATCGTCGTTCCCATGCTCGTCAATCTGCTCGGCGCGGAGCTGATCAGCAAATCCGAGACATTCGTCGTGGTGCTCAAGCTGATCCTGCTGGCCGTGGTGCTCGTGTCCGGGGCCATGTTCATCCAGCCCGCGCGCATGGCCGTGTCGCACTGGGCGCCCATGTCGTCCGTGGTCCCGGCGGGCATGGTCATCTTCGTCGCCTACGAGGGCTTCGAACTGATCGCCAACGCCGCCGAGGACATCCGCAACCCGTCCGTGACCCTGCCGCGCGCCTTCTACTGTTCCGTCGGGCTGGTGGTCGTGCTCTACGTCCTGGTGGCGATCCTGACCGTGGGCGTCGTGCCGGAAAGCCTCGTCGCCTCCTCCAAGGATTTCGTGCTGGCGGTGGCGGCCAAGCCCGCGCTCGGCCGGTTCGGATTCTTCCTGGTCGGCGCGGCCGCCATGCTGGCCACGCTTTCCGCCATCAACGCCACCATCTACGGCAACGCACGGCTGGGATTCATCCTGGCCAAGGACAAGGAATTGCCGGAAATCATGGAACGCAAGGTCTGGAACCAGCCCTTCGGCGTGCTCATCACCGGAGCCATCACCCTGGCCCTGGCCAATCTCCTGGACCTCCAGTCCATCGCCATGATCGCCAGCGCGGGGTTCCTGCTGATCTTCGCGGCCGTGAATCTCGCCGGAGCCAAGCTGCACGAGTCGATTCACGGGAGGAGGGCGCCCATGCTGATCGGCGCGCTGGTCTGCCTGGCCGCTTTGGGCACGTTGCTCTGGCGGTCCGCGTCGGACAATCCCAAGGCCTGCATCGCCTTTTTCGTGTTTCTGTTGTGCGCTTTTTTGTTCGAGGTCGGCATGAGCCGATTCCGCACATCGTCGAAGCGGGCCTGGCACGCCTTCCGATAG
- a CDS encoding TetR/AcrR family transcriptional regulator has translation MTKAKIGRPRSERTREAILRAAHELLIENRGVCLTMEAVARRAGVGRPTLYRWWPTLADIVLEAVLRLADEEIAVSARESLRETLREFLRGSVRAILDGGGAHLRFLMARAQEDGGFRERFREGFAAKRRAVLNSIFTQAAEQGRIGLVHDPDMLADVVFGAMWYRLLVGHASLDEAFADELADVAMALVRAGAGEREAG, from the coding sequence ATGACCAAAGCGAAGATCGGACGTCCGAGAAGCGAGAGGACGCGGGAGGCGATCCTGCGCGCCGCGCACGAGCTTTTGATCGAGAACCGGGGCGTTTGTCTGACCATGGAGGCGGTGGCGCGGCGGGCCGGGGTGGGCAGGCCGACTCTCTACCGCTGGTGGCCCACGCTGGCGGACATCGTGCTGGAGGCCGTTCTCCGGCTGGCGGACGAGGAAATCGCGGTCTCTGCCCGCGAATCGTTGCGGGAAACCCTGCGAGAGTTCTTGCGGGGCTCGGTGCGCGCCATCCTGGACGGAGGCGGCGCGCACCTGCGCTTTCTCATGGCGCGGGCGCAGGAGGACGGCGGATTCCGGGAACGCTTCCGGGAGGGCTTCGCGGCGAAACGGCGCGCGGTCCTGAACTCGATCTTCACGCAGGCCGCCGAGCAGGGCCGAATCGGTCTTGTCCATGATCCGGACATGCTTGCGGACGTCGTTTTCGGCGCCATGTGGTATCGTCTGCTCGTGGGGCACGCCTCCCTGGACGAAGCCTTTGCGGACGAGCTGGCCGACGTGGCCATGGCGCTGGTCCGGGCCGGGGCCGGGGAGCGTGAAGCGGGCTAG
- a CDS encoding EFR1 family ferrodoxin (N-terminal region resembles flavodoxins. C-terminal ferrodoxin region binds two 4Fe-4S clusters.): MDVKNVKAAYFSPTGTTRAVVRAIVAGIAPDAGAGEPEFLDITLPGSRKKPLTVAEDDLLVIGVPVYMGRVPALLGDWLNAIRLRATPTVCVVVYGNRAYEDALLELKNMVAQRGGVPVACAAYVGEHSFSSAERPTAQGRPDKDDLEHAREFGRKIRAKMQSLSPAAQVPDVAVPGVLPYRKDSKLWDVDFIAVSDECTQCGACAEACPTGAIDPQDAARIDPVRCITCCACIKLCPQGARSMKPGPVLDASVRLNTLFRECCRPECFL, translated from the coding sequence ATGGATGTGAAGAACGTCAAGGCCGCATATTTTTCCCCCACCGGCACGACCAGGGCCGTTGTCCGAGCCATTGTCGCGGGCATTGCACCGGACGCCGGAGCGGGCGAACCCGAATTCCTGGACATCACCCTCCCCGGCTCCAGGAAAAAGCCGCTCACGGTGGCCGAGGACGATCTGCTCGTGATCGGCGTGCCGGTCTACATGGGCAGGGTTCCCGCGCTCCTGGGCGACTGGCTGAACGCTATCCGGCTTCGCGCAACGCCCACGGTCTGCGTCGTGGTCTACGGCAACCGCGCTTACGAGGACGCGCTTCTGGAGCTGAAGAACATGGTCGCGCAGCGCGGCGGGGTTCCTGTCGCGTGCGCCGCGTACGTTGGCGAGCATTCCTTCTCCTCGGCGGAGCGGCCCACGGCCCAGGGCCGCCCGGACAAGGACGACCTGGAGCACGCCCGGGAATTCGGAAGGAAGATCCGCGCCAAAATGCAGTCCCTTTCCCCAGCGGCGCAAGTTCCCGACGTGGCCGTGCCGGGGGTGCTGCCCTACCGCAAGGACTCCAAGCTCTGGGATGTCGATTTCATCGCGGTCAGCGACGAATGCACCCAATGCGGCGCGTGCGCCGAAGCCTGCCCCACCGGAGCCATCGACCCGCAGGACGCCGCCAGGATCGATCCCGTCAGGTGCATCACCTGCTGCGCGTGCATCAAGCTCTGCCCCCAGGGAGCCAGGAGCATGAAGCCCGGCCCGGTGCTGGACGCCTCCGTGCGGCTGAACACGCTTTTCCGGGAGTGCTGCCGACCGGAATGCTTTCTGTGA